AACGGAGTTCTTCTTTTACCTTTCATAACCACAggctaaataaattttttgtaagcAAGTTCTCTTCATGGagcataaaatatttcataccaTCCATGCTGACAGCCAGAAGTTTCGCTGTCATGAAACTTCACTGCTCTTCAATCGCTGCAACAACTGAAAATACAATCAACACCTGAATTGACATTTGACCATGGTCGGCGTTTAATGCTACACGTCATGGCCATGTTCTGACCTCTCACAATGCTAACACGCTAACCGCTCTACactgaatatattattaaatgcTAGCTTGGGCATGTTTGTCCACTGCCGAATATATCGGAAGGCAAGTAAATCAATTCACGGTAGATTCTTGCTTCTCTGTGCAATGTGACGCCACATCACACAGTAATTATGTTACATCAGCTGCTTCATTTGTGTTGCATTGCTTCCTGCACCAATTGGCAGCTCACATAAAGATTCTGTTATCATCACTGCCTATAATCTAATTACTCTGCTTTGCAGCGGGCCTCTCACTTCTCTAACGAACCTTTATCGATGAGTCAATTCGTTGGGCTGTGCCAGAGTGTGAGTATTATACAAATGTCCTTGTACGCAGATGTCTGTGTGCGCGGATGTCCATGTACGCAGATGTCCGTGTACGCAGATGTCCGTGTATGCAGATGTCCATGTACGCAGATGTATGTGTACGCGGATGTCTGCGTGTAAAGCTTATGATTCCTGTACAACAAttgctaaaaatataaacaatcgGATACATTCACTCAATATTGCTCTGAGGAAATGTTAACACCTGTTGGCCAAAAATTGTGTAGAATAGAATCAAGGCACCCGTTAGCCTCAAGGAATGTTTGAAGGTTAATTTGCCATTTGCTGGCCAGCGATCAATATAGAGCTTGCTGCCACAGGTGCAGGATGGGTAGAAGCAATGGCGAGGGCTGTCTCAACTGCATAAGGAGCTGCAAGGGTTTTCTTATTGAGTTTatattctataatttattttatttacgaGAAAATCGATTCTTTACCACTTCATAGAGCATCTAAATACGTGGGGCGACTATCTTGTTATGCAACCGAGTGGTAAAAAGTGCTTTGACAATTTCCCTCCTGATATGCCTATCTTCTCAAAACACTCGACAAGTTGTTTGTCTCTAAAATGAATTAGAACAAGTTTTTGAGGGCCTCCAGTGCACTTTACTATCTTTAGTACTATCAATATGTTCTTCTATCAGTAGTATTAGCAGTATACTCTACTATCAGTAGCGCTACCAGTATACTCTACTATCTGTAGTACTACCAGTATACTCTACTATCTGTACTACTACCAGTATACTTTACTATCTGTAGTACTACCAGTATACTCTACTATCTGTACTACTACCAGTATACTCTACTATCTGTAGTACTACCAGTATACTCTACTATCAGTAGCACTACCAGTATACTTTACTATCTGTAGTACTACCAGTATACTCTACTCTCTGTAGTGCTACCAGTATACTCTACTATCTGTAGCACTCCCAGTATACTCTACTATCTGTAGTAATACTAGTATACTCTACTCTCTGTAGTACTACCAGTATACTCTACTATCTGTAGTACTACCAGTATACTCTACTATCAGTACTACTAACAGTATACTCCACTATCAGTATTACTACCAGGATATTCTACTATCAGTACTACTACCAGTATACTCTACTATCAGTACTACCAGTATACTCTACTATCAGTACTACTACCAGTATACTCTACTAACAGTATACTCTACTATCTGTAGTACTACCAGTATACTCTACTATCAGTACTACTACAGGTATACTCTACCATCAGTACTACTACCAGTATATTCTACTATCAGTACTACTACCAGTATACTCTACTGTCAGTACTACTACCAGTATACTCTACTACCAGTACTACTACCAGTATACTCTACTATCGGTACTACTACCAGTATACTCTACTATCTGTACTACTATCAGTATACTTTACTATCTGCAGTACTACCAGTATACTCTACTATCAGTAGTACTACCAGTATACTCTACTATCAGTAGTACTACCAGTATCCTCTACTATCAGTAGTACTACCAGTATATTCTACTACCCTTTCTGCGAAGTTACACTTCCACTTAACATTAAAAAGAAATCAGGGAGCCAAGGTATCTAACCCATCTACAATACTGATCATACCGCTACAGTATTCACAGTCTATAATGCTACTAAAATAGTAGTAAATGTTGAAGACAAGTTCTGTTTATTGCATTTGTAGAATGACCACTTCCTCTCTGCGATTCACGTTTTTGATACACAGATGTAAGCCCTAGTCTTCTGAAGATGCCATAATAGAACAGCGGACTCCTCTCCATGCGTTATACAGTGTTGATATTgtcttcatcatttttctacagAAACCTATCTCAGGCATTGTAACATTGAGCTTACAAACATCACATAATAAATTCAAAAGTATAATTATTACAACCAAAACTACTTTTTGTGACCCGATGACCTTCGCTGCTGCATCTTATACGCAAGCTGCTGCGATATGTGGATAGCGTTCTTTAAATCAGCATTTATAGCTCTGAAAGTATCCAACGACTTGGCAGCGGAGGCGCTCGCTGCAATGGCGTAATCAGTGTCATATATGGCCCCAGTCAGTCGATCACTAGTTGCCTGAGATGTTTCTTTTGTACCAACCATTTGCACAACAGATTTCCTCACGTGCTCCTGCAGCAATATATCAATTGAACAGTGACCAGCATAGGTTATCAGACAAAGTAAAGCCTTGCTGCTTGCTCGCAGAAGGAGCATTAATAGCTGATACGAGAGAAAATGACTAAAAAATGCATCGTCAGCTATAAAATTGCGATACACATAAAGTAATGGCGATACAATGACATCTATGAATTGTCGGAGTAATCTTCTTTCACTAATATAGAATATGATATGTAATGCTGCAGTCAGTACTAAACTATGGGTGTATTCACTATAACGCAGTTCAAGCAACAAGCAAGCCAATTAATATACTTTTCAAATTATCTGGAAAAGTTTATATAATCTCCTGCTTATGCGTGTGTTTCATTTCATCAAtgagtagaaatataacattaagcaaaaataaagatatagttataatattgattaggcTGAACAAAATAAAGAAGCTTagctgggagtggtggtgcactcttgtaatccaactacttggaagctaggtttggtggttttggtgctactgcgcatgtggcCTCAACAGATGAGgccacatgcgcagtagcactgcagctagtcgaggcgctgGTCCCACAAGAATTGGCAAACTTAAACAGCAGGTCTTCCCTCTAGGAATCTACGTTCAACAAATGGCTTTTCatattaactctaaaactagtaaatgcagaGGTTGTACataagtctattggaagactgttccattgtgatggtACGTTGTATTCGATTTTTTTTacctgaagcagtataaaataatggtaaaggtaggttggtttctaaaaatctggtgtAATAGTGTGAATCCTTCTTGGTTTCATCATcgcttgaataaaattttgaatgagctatcaAGAGAATTTTATACTGATAGTTTGCCAACAGGCAACACAGACAGCCTAACAAACAGGGACCGAGATGAAATTAGTGgtggtttattaaatattgtatattatcAAAATGGAGCATTTCCCAAGGACTCAAGACAGTAACTAATTTTTGAGTTAAAAAACGTGTTGTGTTGTATATTAGTTTCATAATACTTCTGGAATTCATAATACTTCCGGAATTCATAATACATGCttatttagtttattgatgtgtgtgtcccatatcaggtgactgTCCAAATGAATTCTTAAGAATTTGATCGAAGGTGTCTCTTTCAACTCCGAatcaaatagttttattgatatttctaatttaattttcttttgataATTTCTCATGACAATGTACAGTGTTtacatttaatttatttgtattacatCGTATGATAGAAATAGCTCTAACTGATTGTCTAAACCATTCACCATTACTACAACAAAACCATAGACTCACTGCTGACCTATGAGCTTACAAATGTGCAGCAAAGACTAGCTTCTGCTTCGTATGCAGAATTATTCAGGtgaaagacaactccttaaGTGAACAAATAAATACTCACCGTTATTCTATACATGGCCAATGATGGTTCATTAGCAGCTGCTAGCAGAATACTTTCTGTGTTCTGCAAGCAGTTTTTCACCAGCCTCCCTTCATCCGTCTGCAGCGAGTCAGCTTCTACCAAAACACAGAGGAAATATCTGCTTTCCAAATGTCATACATTCACAGAACAGCTATAAGACAATGCTAGATTATCTCTAAAACTACAGTAACGATTCTAAAAGACTGTAATGCCCAGGCTTGCGATTGTATTCCAGCGTTCACTGAATAAACA
The genomic region above belongs to Watersipora subatra chromosome 1, tzWatSuba1.1, whole genome shotgun sequence and contains:
- the LOC137396249 gene encoding BLOC-1-related complex subunit 8-like, which produces MGSRDYIKITTMANNVPRKTVKEADSLQTDEGRLVKNCLQNTESILLAAANEPSLAMYRITEHVRKSVVQMVGTKETSQATSDRLTGAIYDTDYAIAASASAAKSLDTFRAINADLKNAIHISQQLAYKMQQRRSSGHKK